In Myxococcus stipitatus, the DNA window AGCGCTCATGAGCCCGTCGGACCCCCGAATCTCTTTGGAAGTGCGTGGCCACCTCGCCCTCATCGGCATCCATCGCCCGGAGAAGCGCAACGCCTTCGACGTGGGCATGCTGCGAGGCCTGTCTTCGGCGATGACCGAGGCGGACCGCGACCCCGAGGTGCGCTGCATGGTCATCTTCGCCGTGGGTGACCACTTCTCCGCGGGCCTGGACCTGGCCAGCGTCGCGCCCGCGCTCTCCAGCGGCGAGCCGCTCTACGCGGAGGGCGCGCTCGACCCCTGGGCCGTGCAGGGCCCGCCCCGGACCCGGCCGCTCGTCGTCGCGGTGCAGGGCTTGTGTCTCACGCTGTCCATCGAGCTCGTCCTCGCGGCGGACATCGCCGTGGCGTCGGAGGACGCCCGCTTCGGGCAGATCGAGGTCAAGCGCGGCATCTTCCCGTTCGGCGGCGCCACGCTGCGCTTCCCGCAGCGCGCCGGCTGGGGCAACGCCATGCGCTGGATGCTCACCGGCGACGAGTTCGACGCGCGCGAGGCCCACCGGATGGGGTTGGTGCAGGAGGTCGTCGAGCGCGGCCGACACCTCGAGCGCGCGCTGGCCCTGGCGGAGAGCATCGCGAAGCAGGCGCCCCTCGCGGTCCAGGCGACGCTCGCCTCCTCGCGACAGGCCCTCCAGGAGGGACCCCAGGCCGCGGCGCGCGACCTGCTCCCCCGGTTGATGGCGCTGGTGGGCACCGAGGACGCCGCCGAGGGCGTGCAGTCCTTCCTCGAGCGACGCGAGGCGCGCTTCACCGGGAAGTGAGCGCGCCGCGTCCTCGCGAGCGCCTCAGAACTTCTCGAAGTCGGAGTCCTTCTTGCGCTTCTTGAAGAAGAGCGCGGTGCGGCCCAGCAGCTGCGCCAGCTCCGCCTGGGTGGCCTCGGCGATGCGCGCGGAGGCTTCCTGCCGCGTCTCCGGACCCTCGTTGATCTTGACCTTGATGAGCTCGTGGTCCTGCAGCGCCTGCTCGACGGCGGCGACGACACCCTCGGTGACGCCGGCCTGACCGACGATGACCACCGGCTCCAGGTGGTGTCCGAGCGCGCGCAGTTGGCGGCGTTGCTTCCCGGTCAGCGACACGATGCAAACTCCTTCACTCCGCCGGAAGGGCCCCCTGGGCCCACCCGGACGGGGGGCGCACCCTACTTCTTCTGGGCCGCCATGCGAATCTCCCGCTGCGCGTCGATGTGGTCCGGCTGAAGCTCCACGGTCCGCTTGAAGTGCTTGAGTGCCCCCGTGGCGTCGCCTGTCAGCTTGGCAATCACCCCCAGGAAGTAGTGCGCGGGGGCGCAGCGCTCGTTGCGCTTGATGGCATTCTGGATTTCCCGGAACGCCTCCGGCTGGGCGGCCTTCTTGTCCGGCATGGTGAAGAAGCGGGCATAGCCGCGCCACGCGTAGAATTCGGCCTCCTCCGCGTTGAGCTTGATGGCCTCGTCCAACATCTTCACGGCCTCGGGGAACTTGCGCGCCTTCACCAGGATGCAGGACTTCTGGA includes these proteins:
- a CDS encoding crotonase/enoyl-CoA hydratase family protein, producing MSPSDPRISLEVRGHLALIGIHRPEKRNAFDVGMLRGLSSAMTEADRDPEVRCMVIFAVGDHFSAGLDLASVAPALSSGEPLYAEGALDPWAVQGPPRTRPLVVAVQGLCLTLSIELVLAADIAVASEDARFGQIEVKRGIFPFGGATLRFPQRAGWGNAMRWMLTGDEFDAREAHRMGLVQEVVERGRHLERALALAESIAKQAPLAVQATLASSRQALQEGPQAAARDLLPRLMALVGTEDAAEGVQSFLERREARFTGK
- the yhbY gene encoding ribosome assembly RNA-binding protein YhbY; the protein is MSLTGKQRRQLRALGHHLEPVVIVGQAGVTEGVVAAVEQALQDHELIKVKINEGPETRQEASARIAEATQAELAQLLGRTALFFKKRKKDSDFEKF